Proteins encoded within one genomic window of Empedobacter falsenii:
- a CDS encoding ATP-grasp domain-containing protein, which yields MNNNILITSAGQRVSLVKAFKNEIKKLNVNNKVFTVDLNPILAPACHISDGYRTVKRVTDSNYISELIQICKELEIKIIVPTIDTELLVLAENKEMFLNNGITPIVSSLDFVKACRDKRIINQFFVDNNIDIPQDLDKNNLSFPLFIKPYDGSLSKDTFLIANESELTDYHFNNSKLMFMEYIDHAKHDEYTVDTYYDKNGNLKCIVPRKRIFVRAGEVNKGVTHKNEIVSYVKERLSYIEGAVGCLTMQFFFNQETKRIIGIEINPRFGGGYPLSYLAGANYPKYLIEEYILGKKIDYTENWENNLLMLRYDDEVLVRNYEG from the coding sequence ATGAACAATAACATACTTATAACCTCAGCAGGTCAGAGAGTTTCTTTGGTGAAAGCATTCAAAAATGAAATTAAGAAACTAAATGTAAATAATAAGGTTTTTACGGTTGATTTAAACCCCATTTTGGCTCCAGCTTGTCATATTTCTGATGGGTATAGAACTGTTAAAAGAGTAACAGATTCAAATTACATTTCTGAACTTATTCAAATTTGTAAAGAATTAGAAATAAAAATAATTGTTCCTACAATTGATACGGAGTTATTGGTTTTAGCGGAGAATAAAGAGATGTTCTTAAATAATGGAATAACGCCAATTGTTTCATCTTTAGATTTTGTGAAGGCGTGTAGAGATAAACGAATTATTAATCAATTTTTTGTCGATAATAATATTGATATTCCTCAAGATTTAGATAAAAATAACCTTTCATTTCCTTTATTCATTAAACCTTATGATGGATCATTAAGTAAAGATACTTTTTTAATTGCAAATGAATCTGAATTAACAGACTATCACTTCAATAATTCAAAATTAATGTTTATGGAATATATTGATCATGCTAAACATGATGAATATACGGTAGATACCTACTATGATAAAAATGGAAATTTAAAATGTATTGTTCCTCGTAAACGTATTTTTGTTCGTGCGGGTGAAGTTAATAAAGGAGTTACACACAAAAATGAAATTGTTTCTTATGTTAAGGAAAGACTTTCCTATATAGAGGGAGCTGTAGGATGTTTAACGATGCAATTTTTCTTTAATCAAGAAACAAAACGTATTATTGGAATTGAGATAAACCCTCGTTTTGGAGGAGGTTATCCACTGAGTTATTTAGCAGGAGCTAATTATCCTAAATATTTGATTGAAGAATATATTTTAGGAAAAAAGATTGATTATACTGAAAATTGGGAGAATAATTTATTAATGCTTCGTTATGATGATGAAGTTTTAGTTCGTAATTATGAAGGTTAA
- a CDS encoding glycosyltransferase family 4 protein yields MKIAILARVLFLSGVTTHIIDLSKELIERGHEVFVFTSGPEFAESEANVNLLNRLEVIGAQIVKIDFPNNIKNKLLYGLKMLKSVPVVHRKLVDLKIDVIHVHTPALSFIPVLLRKKYVKTIHIADLSLSILNRRATHEITISRETYKEAQQKFNYNEDELTLIFNGVDKRFSKQSPKENNLKTRNVYKINSDKIIIGIVGSIQYRKGHDVLLKAISKFPSDIKNKVILVILGEGNKKDEKWLSNLVTENFLENIVIKLPFQDPKPFYDIIDIFVLPSRLEGFPLVAIEAFLSGCCVVRSNVEGAYDQIDDGKTGFLFQNENVDELKNILEKLTIDDKLRMEVTNNGREFALQNFTSDIMAEKTIEVYQKVIN; encoded by the coding sequence GAAAATAGCAATTCTAGCAAGGGTATTATTTTTAAGTGGAGTAACTACTCATATTATTGATCTAAGTAAAGAGTTGATAGAGAGGGGGCATGAAGTGTTTGTTTTCACTTCAGGACCAGAGTTTGCAGAAAGTGAAGCAAATGTAAATTTATTAAATAGATTAGAAGTAATAGGTGCACAAATTGTAAAAATTGATTTTCCTAATAATATCAAGAATAAACTGTTATACGGTTTAAAGATGTTAAAATCTGTTCCTGTTGTTCACAGAAAATTAGTAGATCTTAAAATAGATGTTATACATGTACATACACCAGCTTTATCTTTTATCCCTGTTTTATTAAGAAAGAAATATGTTAAAACTATTCATATTGCTGATTTATCATTATCTATTCTTAATAGAAGAGCTACACATGAAATTACAATTAGTCGAGAAACCTATAAGGAAGCTCAGCAAAAATTTAATTATAATGAAGATGAATTAACTCTCATATTTAATGGAGTTGATAAAAGGTTTTCAAAACAATCTCCAAAAGAAAATAACTTAAAAACAAGAAATGTTTATAAAATTAATAGTGATAAAATTATAATTGGTATTGTTGGAAGTATTCAATATCGTAAAGGACATGATGTACTATTAAAAGCAATAAGCAAATTCCCTAGTGATATAAAAAATAAGGTAATATTAGTTATTTTAGGAGAGGGTAATAAAAAAGACGAAAAATGGTTATCAAACTTAGTAACTGAAAATTTTTTAGAAAACATTGTTATTAAGTTGCCATTTCAAGATCCTAAACCGTTTTATGATATTATAGATATATTTGTTTTACCTTCTAGGTTAGAAGGTTTTCCTTTAGTTGCTATTGAAGCATTTTTATCTGGTTGTTGTGTTGTAAGAAGTAATGTAGAAGGGGCATATGATCAAATTGATGATGGTAAAACTGGTTTTTTATTCCAGAATGAAAATGTAGATGAATTGAAAAATATTTTGGAAAAATTGACAATAGATGATAAATTAAGAATGGAAGTTACTAATAATGGTAGAGAATTTGCACTACAAAATTTCACATCTGACATAATGGCTGAGAAAACTATTGAAGTCTACCAAAAAGTAATTAATTAA
- a CDS encoding HAD family hydrolase: MYEIDFLKSAYKEISTLVEKENQEELYNLMLSKYQKGENVFDFLIENYPEFSKELLLEVYRNHFPTIDLNEGADNLLKEIKAKDYKLGLITDGRSITQRNKLKALGIEDLFDKIIVSEEFGSTKPDERNFKIFHENDIDDYFYIADNPKKDFVSPNKLGWTSICLLDQGSNIHSQNFNIEEDYLPKIKINSLSELLKL; this comes from the coding sequence ATGTACGAAATTGATTTTCTCAAATCTGCATATAAAGAAATTTCAACTTTAGTTGAGAAAGAAAATCAAGAAGAATTATATAATTTAATGTTATCAAAATATCAAAAAGGAGAGAATGTTTTTGATTTTTTGATTGAAAACTATCCAGAATTCTCCAAAGAGTTATTGTTGGAAGTATATAGAAATCATTTTCCAACTATTGATTTAAATGAGGGAGCAGATAACCTTTTGAAAGAAATAAAAGCTAAAGATTATAAATTAGGTTTGATAACAGATGGTAGATCTATAACACAACGAAATAAACTAAAGGCATTAGGGATTGAAGATTTATTTGATAAAATAATTGTTTCAGAAGAGTTTGGTTCAACAAAGCCTGATGAGCGTAACTTTAAAATATTCCATGAAAATGATATCGATGATTATTTTTATATAGCAGATAATCCTAAAAAAGATTTTGTTAGTCCAAATAAATTGGGCTGGACAAGTATTTGTCTCTTAGATCAAGGAAGTAATATACATTCACAAAATTTTAATATAGAAGAAGATTATTTACCAAAAATTAAAATAAATAGTTTAAGTGAATTATTAAAATTATAA